In Candidatus Aminicenantes bacterium, the following proteins share a genomic window:
- a CDS encoding DUF3592 domain-containing protein: MRVAKTTAVVVMISALFGCSVITRKIDRMTGYSQAQELEQTGQPAEATILKIRDTGMTVNNDPVVDFLLEVRPESKKAYKAETRMRISRIEIPQFQPGAVVKVNYDPNDPSRVSFDLNSH; the protein is encoded by the coding sequence ATGAGGGTTGCAAAAACGACAGCGGTTGTTGTCATGATCTCAGCCCTGTTCGGCTGTTCGGTGATTACCAGAAAGATCGACAGGATGACCGGCTACAGCCAAGCGCAGGAACTGGAGCAGACCGGCCAACCTGCAGAAGCAACGATCCTGAAAATCCGGGACACCGGAATGACGGTGAATAACGATCCCGTCGTGGACTTCCTTCTGGAAGTAAGGCCGGAGAGCAAGAAAGCGTATAAAGCGGAGACCAGGATGCGAATCTCACGCATCGAGATCCCGCAGTTTCAGCCCGGAGCGGTGGTGAAGGTGAACTATGATCCAAACGACCCGTCGCGGGTTTCTTTTGATCTCAATAGCCATTAA